The following DNA comes from Thermococcus celericrescens.
AGGTTCGGGTCGATCATTCCATATGTGTTGTGATACTGGCTCGTTATCGTCATCCTGTGGGTCGGCGTGAGGAGCCGGAGTGGATACTGTCCCTCGAACTTCCTGTACTCTGGAAACGGGCTTAAGCCCCTTTCAATCGCCCGCTGAGAGTAAAACTCGATCTTCCCGCTCCTCGTCTCCCACGTCCTCGGCTTCTCCGGGACTTTGATGAAGCCTTTGGTCTTTAACTCTTCCCAGCTCAGTCCGTTGAGCTCAAGAATCTTCCTTATGACCTCTTCGTCGCTTTCGTAGAGGCGGGGGTTATCAATGCCGAGTGCCCTCGCGAGAAGCCGCGTAACCTCGCTGTTGCTCTTTCCGTGAAGCCTCGCGACCGGCTCGTTTAGAGCCACATAACGGTGGTAGTAACTGTCTGCTATGTCCAGGCGCTCGAAAAAGGCGTTCGCCGGAAGGACAACGTCCGAGTACAGAGCCGTGTCGGTGAGGAAGATGTCGTGGGTGACCACGAAAACGTCGTTCTCAATCAGCGCTCTCCTCAGCCGGTTCTGGTTCGGCAGGCTTGCGAGGGGGTTGGAGTTGTATATGTAGAGGAACTTTATCTCGCCCCTCTCGATGTACTCGGCCAGCTTCATCTGGGGAATTCTCTTGGCAGGCTTAGTTCTCAGAAAGGCTCCCTCCGCGTAGGACTTATCGATGGTCTTCATGTCGTAGATGAAGCCGAAGCGGTGGCCCACCAGTGCTGGGAGAATCGCTATCGCTCTGACCGCTTCCCCGCCTGCCAAAGACCGCTGGAAGCCGTAGCCGATGTGGATTACGCCCCTCTTCTCGGCGAACTCCCTCGCGAAGGTCTCTATCTCCTCAACCCCCACCCCAGTCTCCTCACTTACATAATCAAGCGATAGTGTTTTTACATAATTCTTGAATTCTTCAAAACCATAAACGTTCTCTCGGACGAAGTTTTCATCGTAGAGGTTCTCATCGATTATAACCTTCGCAACCCCCAGGGCAAAGAGAACATCCGTGTCCGGCCTAATCTGGAAGAACCTGTCGGAGCGCTTCGCCGTCTCCGTTCTCACCACGTCGACCGTCCAGGTCTCAAGTCCGTACCTCTTAGCCAACATGAATCCGTGCAGGTTCGTCCAGAAAGCGTTGATGCCCCAGTAGACCACCAATCGATGGTTTTTGAGCCCCTCCGGATCCATGCCAATCGCGGTTCCGTAAACGTCTCTCAGGGCTTCTTGTCCCGCCCTGTCGCAGATGCCGTAGTCGAGCATCGATGTGTTCAGGTAGTGGAAGAGCCTCAGCGGGAAGGCGTAGTTTACAACTCCCCTGTCGCCGGCGTATTGATAGACAAGGACGCTCTCGCTTCCGTGTTCTTCGATCGTCTCCCTCAGCTTTTTGGCAACGAGTTCAATAGCTTCCTCCCAGCTCGTCTCCCTGAAGTTCCCACTCCCCTTTTCGCCCGTCCTTATGAGCGGCCTTTTGAGTCTGTCCTCCGCGTGGAACCATCTGGGGAGAAGTGCCCCCTTCGGGCAGAGGAATCCGGCCGTAACGGGGTGCTCCGGATTACCGCGAACTCTTAGTTTCCCATCTCTAAGCTCGCTCACCATCGAGCATGTGTCGTAGCAGTCGCGCATGCAGACGGAGAAGGACATAGGCATCACGGGGCAATTCTTATTCTCTCGGCCGCGTCCCTCTCGATGAGAACCTTCCCGAGGCTCCTGGGGATGACGACGAGGTCGCCCGCCCTGAAGGGTCCGTATTCCCTCAGCTCAGGGTCGAGTATCTTCGGCAGATTAACCTTGATTATGTACGCCTCGCTCGGGGCCGTTCGTTTCAAGGGCTCGGCCGGGCTCTCCGGGACCATCTCAGGAAGTTTCTCTTCCGTGACCTCGGGAACGGCAAGTTCCTCACGCTCAATGAAGGCCCTCAGAACTGTGAATATCTTCTTCTCCTCGGCCGTCAGCTCGCCAGGGATTCCTTCGACCGCCAGATCGACGATTTTATGGAGCCTGATTTTGATTATCTCACGCATGAGCTTCTCAGCTATTCCCAGCTGGGCCAGGTAGAGCTTCTCCTCGATGTCCTCGCCCCTCTCGCGGGAGCTCTCCGCGCTGAGCTTTAGGGCTTTAATTAGGCTGTCGAACTCATCGTAGAACTCTCCATCTAGCTCCGTCAGTTCCGGCGATGAAAGCTCCGCTTCGAGCAGTTCCCTGAGCTTGACGATGTCCACGCTACCACCAGCCGGACTAAATGGGATGAAAGGGGGAAGAAATCAGTCCTCGACGCGCGGGGCGAGGAGGAATATCAGCTTGCCCTCGTCCCTTATCGGGTACTCCATCTGGAGGGGCATCTCGTTGCCGAACCGGATTATGACCTCGTCGGCCTTGCCGATGCCCTTTATCATGTCCGCGAGGTAGCTGATTCCGTAGGCGCTCTTGGTTTCTTCCTCAACCTCAAGGTCGAGAAGTCCCTCATCCTCAAGGGTGAGCTTTATTTCGACCTCGTTGGTCTCTCCCTCGGCGCGCATTATGAACTCGTTCTCGCTGGCTATGAACTTCATGGCGTCGCTGACGAGGGAAGCGTCCTTGACGGCCTCCTTGAGAACCTCACCGAGGACGATGACCTTGGCGGTGAACGGGAGCTCCGGAAGGTCGAGCTCGAGCTCCTCAACCTCGATGAGCGGGAGCTTGAAGGTTCTCTTTGCCGTTCCCTCGAAGGTGACCTCGAGGAAGTTCTCGTCACCCTTCCTGAGGATGAGAGTGTCCTTGTTCTTGCCGCGCTTGAGTATCTTCTTGAAGTGGTCCATGTTGATTCCAATCGTCTCCTCTTCCTCGACCTCATACTTGGAGAATATGCTCTCCGGAAGGTTGAGGTCGATGAGAACGACCCTGCTCGGGTCCATCGCGCGCATTCCAATTCCTTCCTCGGTTATCTTGAAAGCCGCCTCGTCGATGAGGTTGCTTGCGGTGGCTATAAGATCGGCAAAATCCTTGGCACCATCGAAAACTATTTCGAACGGCATCTTTACCCCTCCTTCAGTATATCGAGCATCAGCCTAACCCTCTCTTTTCCGCGGAATAAATAAGCTTTTCCGTTGTCGGTGTCGGGTATCCTCCTGTAGGCCTCTTCAAGCTCCTTCAGAGCCTTCTCCGCGAGCTTCCTGAGGGTTTCGCGCTCAAGCTCGGAAAGCTCCCTCACTCGTAGGCCCTCCACACGTGGCCGCACTTGGTGCACCTGTAGAATATGGTGCTCGGCTCATCGCCGGCCCTCGTCTGCATCTCCCACCAGTAGGCGGTATCGTTGCCGCACTTCGGGCAGGTGACCTTGGTGGTCGGCAGGGTCGTGACGTCCTGCTCGACGACGATGATTCCCTCGTCGGGCTTGTGCTCGACCTTCTGGGTTATCCGAGTCTTTTCCCGGTCCTTCTGCTCGTCAAAGGGTTCCTCATAACCGCATGAGCGGCATACCCATACCTTCCTCTTCCTGTCCGGGAGCATGAGGTTACCGCACTTTGGGCAGAACTTCATTTTTTCACCTCCTTCAGCCGAGGGTTCGGTATGTGGGAGGAGAATAAAAAGTTTTGCCAAAGCTAACCGGACACTTCAAACTCCACGCTCGCGACCCGGCAGCCGACGAGAGGGCCGCAGATTCTCTTTACGAGCCTGTACCGCCCGGGGGGAAGGTCGGGGTAGGGACGGGGCTCCCCTGGGGATTCGTTTTCCGGCAGGTATTTCAGAGCAACACCCTGCCTCCAGGAGTGGAAGGAGGGCAGGTCATAGAGCCTCGCTATAAAGAAAAATGGAGTTTTCATTTCAACCCAGCTCCCGTTCTCCCACCGGTAGATGGGCGTTAGACCAACGTTCCTTATCGCCAGTTCCGGCTCTTCTCCGGGGAAATACGTGGACTTATCGAGGCTCATCATGAAGTGCGGCCCGGTCAGTCCCCAGAGGATGAGTATCAGAATGACTATTCCGGCGCCAATCTTCCACCTCATCCGACCACCTCGAACTCCGCCGAGAGAATTATCTCGTCACTCCTGCTCCAACCCTGGCCGCTGTCTATGGTGACGGTTTTCTCTATGCGGTATCTTCCCGGAGGGAGGGGCTCGAGGGTTCCAAAGGCACTCTTTCCCTTCACAATAATAGCCAGAGGTATCCTCTGAGTCCAGTTGCCACCGGGCGGTATCATGTAACCGATCATCGTGAACGTGAGACCCAGCTCGATTTCCTGCCATCCATCGTCCTCCAGGCGGTAAAGTCTGTAAAAAGAGCCCACGAGGAGCGTCTCGTTCCCCTTGTTGATTATCGTGAGGGTGACGGTTTCCCCGGCATGGTAAACCTCCCTGTCGAGAATCATGGATACTGCCCCCACCGGAGGGACAACTGTGTTTTCCTGGAGACGGTTTTCATCCGCCGTTTCAAGGTGGAAAATGGCAAAAACGATGATGGTAACCACGACGACCGTCAGCGGGCCCCACTTCATAGGTTCATCCAACCTCAACCTTTCACATCAAACTCCGCCCACGCACGGGTCGCCATTGCCATCTTGTTCCCTGGCTCAGTGAACGAGACCATCTTCTCTATCCGGTAGTGACCCGGCGTGAGGTTGAGGTCCGCAAGGTTCACCCTCTGCTCCCAGCTTTTTCCGGGCTCTATTATGACAGCTATCTCTATGAACATTAGGTTCACCGGAACCTCCTTCCACGTTCCGTTCTCCAGCCTGTAGAGCTTGAAGTGGTAGCTCGTGGTGGCGTTGATGTTGTTCTCGTTAGTTATTGTAATGACCATCGTGTCGGTAGGGGAGTAGACGGTTCTGTCGAGCTTCATGGGGTTTTCGGGGGGTGTTGTAACTGCCGGTTCGTCCTTTAGGGGGAGATCGGAGGTCCCTCCCCCATTAGGGGAGTCACTGGCGGCGTTTCCCGACGAGGCAAGGTAGTATCCAACCGGAATCAGAAGGACTATCAGCAGAACGGGGACTACCTTCCTCACAAGCATCACCGGGAGAATATACTCACAGGAGCTTTTAACGGTTCCCAACGCTTCAAACGGGATTGCAGTGAAAAGGAAGAAAAGAGATCACTCCCTCATCGGGAGCCCGTGGTCGAAGGAGTAGTAAACCCTCTGGAAGTTCATCCTGAAGTAGAAGACGTCGCGCTCGACCTTCTTCGGGTCCTCCTTGTCTATAAGGACGCGCTTGATGAAGTGCGCTATCTCCTTCATGTCGTCCTCCATCATTCCAACGCGGGTCATCTCCTGGACGCCTATGCGCAGGCCGCTCGGCTTCTCGACCTTCTCGAGCGGGTCCCAGGGCAGGAGGTTCTTGTTGAGGATTATGCCAGCCTCCTCGAGGAGCGGGGCCGCCCAGCCTCCAGCGGCCTCGTGGAGGTCACTGACGTCGACGATGACCTGGTGGCTCTCGGTGTAGCCCTTGTCCTCACCGATGACCTTGAAGCCCTCCTCGGCGAGGGCCTCGGCGAGGGCCTTGGCGTTCTTGACGACCTGCTCCGCGTACTTCTGGCCGTACTCAAGCATCTCCGCCGCGGTGATAGTCTTTCCGGCCATGTGGTGGAGGTGGTGGTTGCTGAGAACTCCCGGGAAGATGGCCCACTGGAGCTTGGCAATCTCCTCGGTTTCTCCAAACCTCTTGTAGATGATGACACCGCCCTGCGGTCCCGGGAAGGTCTTGTGGGTCGAGGCGGTGATTATGTCAACGCCCTCGCGGAGCGGGTCCTGGAACTGCTTTCCGGCGATGAGACCGAGAACGTGGGCACCATCGTACATGACGTAAGCGCCAACTTCCTTGGCGACCGGGGCGAGCTCCTTGACCGGGTGCGGGAACGGGAAGAGCGAGCCACCGAAGACGACTATCTTGGGCTCGAGCTCGCGTATGAGCTTCTCGGCCTTGTCCACGTCGATGTTGAACTCCTCGTTGTCGAAGGGCCAGGTGTGGACCTCAAGGCCGCGCATTCCGGCGGCACCGAAGGGCATGTGGCTTATGTGCCCGCCGTGGCTGGTGTGAAGAACTATCGCCTTGTCGCCCGGCTGGGTGAGGCCGAAGAAGACCGCCTGGTTAGCGTTGGTTCCGGAAATCGGTCTCAGGTCGGCGAAATCGCTTCCGAAGAGCTTGGTGAAGAGCTCGACACCGATGAGCTCGACCTCATCAACGTACTTGCAGCCCTGGTAGTAGCGGGCCCTGGGCCAGCCCTCGGCGTACTTGTGCATGAAACCGCTCGCCACCGCGCGGGTGACGCTCGGAGAAGTCACGTTTTCACTGGCAATGAGGTTTATCGTGTGCTTCCTCCACTTCTCGTGGTCCTCAAGGAAGTCCATAACCCTGTCGCGGTATGCTTTGTATCCTTCAGCCATGTGGAACACCTCGATGGGGATTTGAGCGCTGGGAATATAAATCTTACCGCATGTGTTCACGTGTACAGAAAAGGACAGCCCGCTGCCGCTAATGAGGCAGGGATGAACCGGTTTAAAAAGGTTGGGGGGTCAGCGGCGAAGCCTCGCCGCCACCCACATCAGGATTGGGAGCACTATAAACGCCAGCATGTCGCCGGTGTCGCCCGCGAACGCAAGCACGTCGGCGAAGTTTCTGACACCTGCGAAGTACACTGCGGCAGGAGGAACGACGGTCAGGGCCCACGCCACGGGCTTCCTCAGCTTCACGAACTCCTCGGTGTTGCTCTGCTGTGCCAGTGCGATGCCTATGTAGCTCGTGGTTATCGCGAGGAGCGGTATGAGGTTGCCGACTACTCTGCCGAGGTGCCCGTAGAGCAGCTCGAGTCCCTGCGTGGCTATCTCCGGGGTCTCCTTTCCGAAGACCAGCAGGAAGGCCGCCATGAAGACCGCGTAGATGACCGTCGGGATGAGGAAGGCCAGCACGATGACCTTCTTGGTTTCCTCGTAGCTCCCGAGTCCCTTGTAAACGTCGGGGATTATCGTGTGGCAGCCGAGGGCGAAGATCGCCACACCGGTTATGCTGAGCAGTCCCGAGAGGTCGGTGTAGAGGCCGTTGCTGAGTTCGGCATGGGGGACGAGCATCAGCGTGACGCCTATGAAGAGCGCCAGCATGATGTAACTCATTATCAGCTCCGTCTTTCCGCTCGCCTCGAGGCCGCGGTAAACGACGAAGGAAGCGAGGACCCAGAATATCGCCGCCCCGACTGTGTCGGTGACGCCAAAGAGGCTCGCGAAGACGCTTCCCATTCCTGCAATGTACGCCAGTATGGCCCCGAAGCTCATTATAAAGATGCTCAGGTACATCAGCCAGCCGCCGGCCTTTCCGAGGGTCCTGTTGGCGATGGTGCTCATCTGCGCTCCGCCCATCTCGGCCGAGAACTTGAGAACTATGAACGCCGTTGCAAGCATCAGGAGCATAACACCCGTGAGAACCCCCAGTGCGGGGATGAGGCCGACCTTGCTCGCCGCGTAGGGTAGGCCGAGAACACCCGCCCCTATCTGTGTACCGACGAGTATTGCCAGCGCCTCGTTCTTCGAGATGTGGGTCTTTTCAACCCGTATCGTGCTCGTCCTTATCGCCGCGACTCCCTTCCGCTTCCTCATGAGCTGTATCAGCGCGGCCTTCCTTCTTAGCTTCTTCCGTCTCGCCAGTGCCTGCCTCTCGGCGTAGTACCTTCCGTGTGATGTGGTGACCTTTTTCCTTGGGGTTCCATCTGTTATGGGCATACTCTCACCTCCCTGTTCCCGCGGATGTGTTCATGAATACAATTTAAACCCTCGCACGGAAACTTGAATCCTGCTTCAAAGATTATTCGGGCGGGGGCTGGAGGGCCCTAAACGGTGGGGAGAATTTTTAAGGATATCCGAGCTAGGTTGGAACATGATAGAGGAGGCTGCAAAACTCCTGGCCCGTTCGAGGTTTGCGATTGCTTTTACTGGTGCTGGAATAAGCGCTGAGAGCGGTGTTCCTACCTTCAGAGGATTCAACGGCCTGTGGAAGAAGCACAGACCGGAGGAGCTCGCAACCCCGGAGGCTTTTCGGAAGGACCCATACCTCGTCTGGGAGTTTTACAGGTGGCGCATGGACCTGATACGAAAGGCCAAGCCCAACAGGGCCCACTATGCCCTCGCCGAGCTTGAGAGTATGGGCATTCTGAAGGCCGTCATAACCCAGAACGTTGACGACCTCCACCGGGAGGCGGGAACGGGGAACCTCATCGAGCTTCACGGCAACATCTTCCAGGTCAAGTGCACCTCCTGCGGTTACGGTGAGTACCTCAAGGAGAGCGGAAGGTTGGAGGAGTTTCTAGCCCAGAGTAACCTCCCACAATGCCCGGACTGCGGCTCCCTCCTGCGGCCGGACGTCGTGTGGTTCGGGGAACCCCTCCCAAGGAGCGCCCTCAACGAGGCCTTCAGGCTCGCCGAGAGGGCGGACGTTGTTCTGGTCATAGGCACCAGCGGCGTCGTCTATCCCGCCGCATACATCCCCCAGATAGTGAAGGAAACCGGCGGGCGGATTATCGAGATAAACACCGAGGAGAGCGGAATAACGCCCATAGCCGACGTTTTCCTGCGCTGTCCCGCCGGCGAGGCCATGGAGAAGCTCATGACGAGAATCAAGGGGCTGATATGATGGGCGGCAGGATTCTGGTTGTTGGGTTCATGCCGGACGAGGTGGAGAAACTGCGGAAAGCTCTCCCGGTCCCTGTTTTTGAGGTTCCGGAGTACTGCGGGGACTGGGTTGTGAGTGAGGTGGTTGATAAGGCGGAGGGGCTGAGCGGCTCGAGCTACTGGCACCTCAGGAAGTTCGTGATAATGCACGACGTTGAGGACGAGACCCTGAAGGGCATCATAGGAACCGTTAAGTCGCTCGACATCGGCAGGGTCATCTTCGCAACGACAACCGAGACCTCCCTCACATGGAGGCTTGAAGACCTTCTCAACGAGCTGATGGCCGAGGACGAGTACTTCAAAGCAGCGCGCTGGGCGCGCGAGGAGGCAAAGAAGCGGAAGGGGCCCTTCCTCGACATTGGGAAGGGGTGAACCACCCGCCCGAAAGGTTAAATATCCCGAACGAGTAGAGTGCGGTGGGTGAAGGGATGATAAAGGTCGTGTTCTTTGACCTGGACGACACGCTCGTGGACACGAGCAGGCTGGCCGAGATGGCGCGCCGAAACGCGATAGAGAACATGGTGCGTCACGGTCTGCCGGTTGACTTTGATACCGCTTATCAGGAGCTCCTTGAGCTGATATCCGAGTACGGGAGCAACTTCAGCAGGCACTTCGATTACCTGCTCCGGCGTCTCGACCTGCCCAGCAATCCGAAATGGGTAGCCGCTGGCGTCATAGCGTACCACAACACCAAGTTTGCGTATCTCAGGACCGTTAAGGGCGTGAGGAGGGTTCTCCTCGATCTCCAGAGGGCCGGCTACCGGCTCGGGATAATAACCGACGGTGACCCGATAAAGCAGTGGGAAAAAATCCTCCGGCTTGAGCTCGATGCGTACTTTGATGAGGTTTTCATATCGGACTACCTCGGCGTCAAGAAGCCTCACCGGAAGATATTCGAGAAGGCCCTGAGGAAGATGAAAGTGGAGCCCCGGGAGGCTGTGATGGTCGGAGACAGACTGTACTCCGATATCTACGGGGCGAAGCAGGTGGGTATGAAAACGGTGTGGTTCAGATACGGTAAATATGCCGACAGGGAGCTCGAATACCTTGAATACGCGGATTCAACCGTGAACTCTCTGGATGAGATTCTGGATATAGTCAGGGGGCTGAACCTTGAGGAGGGGGAAGAGCGTTCAGATAAGGAAGTTCATGCTGATTGACTCCGCCTACAAGTCGAGGATCCTCAGGGGCGACAAGGTCACCACGATACGCTACGGCGACTACGAGGCGAAGCAGGGGAGCGAGGTCTACCTCGTGATAACCCCAAGCGACACCGCCATAGCGAAGGTCCGGATAATCCGCGTTGAGAAGAAGAAGGTCAGGGAGCTCACCAACGAAGACGCCAAACTCGACGGCTTCTCCGACGTCAGGGAG
Coding sequences within:
- a CDS encoding immunoglobulin-like domain-containing protein: MKWGPLTVVVVTIIVFAIFHLETADENRLQENTVVPPVGAVSMILDREVYHAGETVTLTIINKGNETLLVGSFYRLYRLEDDGWQEIELGLTFTMIGYMIPPGGNWTQRIPLAIIVKGKSAFGTLEPLPPGRYRIEKTVTIDSGQGWSRSDEIILSAEFEVVG
- a CDS encoding DNA replication complex subunit Gins51 — encoded protein: MDIVKLRELLEAELSSPELTELDGEFYDEFDSLIKALKLSAESSRERGEDIEEKLYLAQLGIAEKLMREIIKIRLHKIVDLAVEGIPGELTAEEKKIFTVLRAFIEREELAVPEVTEEKLPEMVPESPAEPLKRTAPSEAYIIKVNLPKILDPELREYGPFRAGDLVVIPRSLGKVLIERDAAERIRIAP
- a CDS encoding TIGR02253 family HAD-type hydrolase, whose product is MIKVVFFDLDDTLVDTSRLAEMARRNAIENMVRHGLPVDFDTAYQELLELISEYGSNFSRHFDYLLRRLDLPSNPKWVAAGVIAYHNTKFAYLRTVKGVRRVLLDLQRAGYRLGIITDGDPIKQWEKILRLELDAYFDEVFISDYLGVKKPHRKIFEKALRKMKVEPREAVMVGDRLYSDIYGAKQVGMKTVWFRYGKYADRELEYLEYADSTVNSLDEILDIVRGLNLEEGEERSDKEVHAD
- a CDS encoding molybdopterin-dependent oxidoreductase: MSFSVCMRDCYDTCSMVSELRDGKLRVRGNPEHPVTAGFLCPKGALLPRWFHAEDRLKRPLIRTGEKGSGNFRETSWEEAIELVAKKLRETIEEHGSESVLVYQYAGDRGVVNYAFPLRLFHYLNTSMLDYGICDRAGQEALRDVYGTAIGMDPEGLKNHRLVVYWGINAFWTNLHGFMLAKRYGLETWTVDVVRTETAKRSDRFFQIRPDTDVLFALGVAKVIIDENLYDENFVRENVYGFEEFKNYVKTLSLDYVSEETGVGVEEIETFAREFAEKRGVIHIGYGFQRSLAGGEAVRAIAILPALVGHRFGFIYDMKTIDKSYAEGAFLRTKPAKRIPQMKLAEYIERGEIKFLYIYNSNPLASLPNQNRLRRALIENDVFVVTHDIFLTDTALYSDVVLPANAFFERLDIADSYYHRYVALNEPVARLHGKSNSEVTRLLARALGIDNPRLYESDEEVIRKILELNGLSWEELKTKGFIKVPEKPRTWETRSGKIEFYSQRAIERGLSPFPEYRKFEGQYPLRLLTPTHRMTITSQYHNTYGMIDPNLYINPADAKERDIEDGDTVEVFNDNGSIRTEARLTEDVPQGVVVLYKAFWVRLLGWNANFLTADETVEKYGNGSACHSTWVDVRKV
- the cobB gene encoding NAD-dependent protein deacetylase, with the protein product MIEEAAKLLARSRFAIAFTGAGISAESGVPTFRGFNGLWKKHRPEELATPEAFRKDPYLVWEFYRWRMDLIRKAKPNRAHYALAELESMGILKAVITQNVDDLHREAGTGNLIELHGNIFQVKCTSCGYGEYLKESGRLEEFLAQSNLPQCPDCGSLLRPDVVWFGEPLPRSALNEAFRLAERADVVLVIGTSGVVYPAAYIPQIVKETGGRIIEINTEESGITPIADVFLRCPAGEAMEKLMTRIKGLI
- a CDS encoding DUF3783 domain-containing protein, yielding MGGRILVVGFMPDEVEKLRKALPVPVFEVPEYCGDWVVSEVVDKAEGLSGSSYWHLRKFVIMHDVEDETLKGIIGTVKSLDIGRVIFATTTETSLTWRLEDLLNELMAEDEYFKAARWAREEAKKRKGPFLDIGKG
- a CDS encoding aromatic amino acid transport family protein, whose protein sequence is MPITDGTPRKKVTTSHGRYYAERQALARRKKLRRKAALIQLMRKRKGVAAIRTSTIRVEKTHISKNEALAILVGTQIGAGVLGLPYAASKVGLIPALGVLTGVMLLMLATAFIVLKFSAEMGGAQMSTIANRTLGKAGGWLMYLSIFIMSFGAILAYIAGMGSVFASLFGVTDTVGAAIFWVLASFVVYRGLEASGKTELIMSYIMLALFIGVTLMLVPHAELSNGLYTDLSGLLSITGVAIFALGCHTIIPDVYKGLGSYEETKKVIVLAFLIPTVIYAVFMAAFLLVFGKETPEIATQGLELLYGHLGRVVGNLIPLLAITTSYIGIALAQQSNTEEFVKLRKPVAWALTVVPPAAVYFAGVRNFADVLAFAGDTGDMLAFIVLPILMWVAARLRR
- the glyA gene encoding serine hydroxymethyltransferase, producing MAEGYKAYRDRVMDFLEDHEKWRKHTINLIASENVTSPSVTRAVASGFMHKYAEGWPRARYYQGCKYVDEVELIGVELFTKLFGSDFADLRPISGTNANQAVFFGLTQPGDKAIVLHTSHGGHISHMPFGAAGMRGLEVHTWPFDNEEFNIDVDKAEKLIRELEPKIVVFGGSLFPFPHPVKELAPVAKEVGAYVMYDGAHVLGLIAGKQFQDPLREGVDIITASTHKTFPGPQGGVIIYKRFGETEEIAKLQWAIFPGVLSNHHLHHMAGKTITAAEMLEYGQKYAEQVVKNAKALAEALAEEGFKVIGEDKGYTESHQVIVDVSDLHEAAGGWAAPLLEEAGIILNKNLLPWDPLEKVEKPSGLRIGVQEMTRVGMMEDDMKEIAHFIKRVLIDKEDPKKVERDVFYFRMNFQRVYYSFDHGLPMRE
- a CDS encoding transcription factor S — encoded protein: MKFCPKCGNLMLPDRKRKVWVCRSCGYEEPFDEQKDREKTRITQKVEHKPDEGIIVVEQDVTTLPTTKVTCPKCGNDTAYWWEMQTRAGDEPSTIFYRCTKCGHVWRAYE
- a CDS encoding DNA polymerase sliding clamp — translated: MPFEIVFDGAKDFADLIATASNLIDEAAFKITEEGIGMRAMDPSRVVLIDLNLPESIFSKYEVEEEETIGINMDHFKKILKRGKNKDTLILRKGDENFLEVTFEGTAKRTFKLPLIEVEELELDLPELPFTAKVIVLGEVLKEAVKDASLVSDAMKFIASENEFIMRAEGETNEVEIKLTLEDEGLLDLEVEEETKSAYGISYLADMIKGIGKADEVIIRFGNEMPLQMEYPIRDEGKLIFLLAPRVED
- a CDS encoding immunoglobulin-like domain-containing protein; its protein translation is MLVRKVVPVLLIVLLIPVGYYLASSGNAASDSPNGGGTSDLPLKDEPAVTTPPENPMKLDRTVYSPTDTMVITITNENNINATTSYHFKLYRLENGTWKEVPVNLMFIEIAVIIEPGKSWEQRVNLADLNLTPGHYRIEKMVSFTEPGNKMAMATRAWAEFDVKG